In Canis lupus familiaris isolate Mischka breed German Shepherd chromosome 9, alternate assembly UU_Cfam_GSD_1.0, whole genome shotgun sequence, a single window of DNA contains:
- the RPRML gene encoding reprimo-like protein — translation MNATFLNHSGLEAAGGLGGGGGGAALGNRSHGLGTWLGCCPGGAPLAASDGVPAGLAPDERSLWVSRVAQIAVLCVLSLTVVFGVFFLGCNLLIKSESMINFLVQERRPSKDVGAAILGLY, via the coding sequence ATGAACGCGACCTTCCTGAACCACAGCGGCCTGGAGGCGGCCGGCGgcctgggcggcggcggcggcggggccgccCTGGGGAACCGCAGCCACGGGCTGGGCACGTGGCTGGGCTGCTGCCCGGGGGGCGCGCCGCTGGCCGCCAGCGACGGGGTCCCCGCGGGGCTGGCGCCCGACGAGCGCAGCCTGTGGGTGTCGCGCGTGGCGCAGATCGCTGTGCTCTGCGTGCTGTCGCTCACCGTGGTCTTCGGCGTGTTCTTTCTGGGCTGCAACCTGCTCATCAAGTCGGAGAGCATGATCAACTTTCTGGTGCAGGAGCGCCGGCCCTCCAAGGACGTTGGCGCCGCCATCCTGGGGCTGTACtga